Genomic window (Polaribacter batillariae):
GTTAATACTAAAATAACGCCCCATAAAATAAGATTATAAGTAGTTTTGTTAAGTTGTAAACCAAATAAAGGAATAGAATTTTCTTTGTTGGTAGCTGTCTCTAAATCTAATTGTGTTTTAGATAAGTTTGTTTGAATTTTTTGAATATTATCTTTCTCTATTTTTAAAAGGCTCTCTTTCTCTAAAACTAATTTTTGAAATACTTTTATTGAATCTAAAACATTCGATTTTAACTCTTCGTATTTTTTAATATCAACAACTTTGTATCTTTTGGGTGTACCTTTAGGTTTGTAGGTGGTTGAAGTTCTATAAATCTTATCAAACTGTCCTTCTAAAGAGTTATCTTCTTGAACTGTTTCTTGAGTATTTTCTTGTGCAAATGAAAACATTGTGCAAATTAATAAACAAAAAGTAGCTAATTTAAATTTCATTTTAAAGTTTTTTTTGAGTAGATTACAAATTTATAAAAAAACCCAAACGGTTATGTTTGGGTTTTTATTATATAAGCAAGTATTTATATTTATTTTATTTTCTCTACAACTGCCTTAAAAGCGTCTGGGTTGTTTACGGCTAAATCTGCTAAAACCTTACGGTTTAATTCGATATTGTTCGCTTTTACTTTTCCCATAAACTGAGAGTAAGACATTCCGTGCAAACGAGCTGCAGCGTTAATACGCACAATCCATAAAGAACGGAAGTTTCTCTTATTGTTTTTACGGTCTCTATATGCATAAAGCATACCTTTTTCAACCGCATTTTTTGCTACTGTGTAAACGTTTTTCTACGTCCAAAGTAACCTTTTGCTGCCTTCAAGATTTTTTTCTTCTTTTTCTTGAGGCTACTGAATTTACTGATCTTGGCATAATTTCAATGTTTTTTGTAGTAGGCGATTCAATTAAGAATACTTTTTAAATGTTGCCTAACTCCATGGTTAATAATTAAATTCCCTTATTAAACTTATTTTAAGTTTAATTGTTGCTTAATGTTAGCCTCGTCTGCTTTGTGTACCAAAGTATCGTGAGTTAACTTTAATTTACGTTTTTTAGACTTCTTTGTTAAGATGTGACTTTTAAACGCGTGCTTTCTTTTAATTTTTCCAGTACCCGTAAGTTTAAAACGTTTTTTGGCACTAGATTTGGTTTTTATTTTAGGCATTTCTCCTTCGTTTTTATCTTGCTTATAAGACATTTATTCCCGAACTTGTTCCAGGGCTTTTTATTTTATTTTACTTTTTGGGAGCAATAAACATAATCATACGTTTACCTTCTAGTTTTGGTAATTGCTCTACTTTACCATATTCTTCTAATTCTTGTGCTAATTTTAATAAAAGAATTTGTCCTTGTTCTTTAAATATAATCGAACGTCCTTTAAAGAATACAAATGCTTTTAATTTTGCCCCATCTTTTAAGAATTTTATGGCATGTTTTTTCTTAAACTCATAGTCATGCTCATCTGTTTGAGGGCCAAAACGTATTTCTTTAATGGTAACTTTTGTCGCTTTAGATTTTAAAGCTTTTTCACGTTTTTTTTGCTCATACAAGAACTTCTTGTAATCAATAACCTTACAAACAGGTGGTTTAGCTTTGGGAGATATCTCTACCAAATCTAATTCCTGTTCTTTGGCAATTTCTTTAGCTTTGGCTAAAGGATATACACCAACTTCTACATTATCGCCTACAAGACGAACTTCGTCAACATATTTTATTTTTTCATTAATCCTATGTTGATCTTCTTTGATTACTCTTAACGGTCTTCTTGACCTACTTCTACGTATTGCTATGACTTAAAATTTTTAAATTTAACTTGTGGCTGTTTTCCAACCTTTTTATTTTCTATTGAATTTCAAAATTAATTAAAATTTTTTCAATGTTTTACTTTCTTCGGCTTTAATTAAAGAAATAAATTCTTCAACGGTAAATGTTCCAATATCACCTTCACCGTGTTTTCTTACAGAAACTGTGCCATCTTGTTCTTCTTTCTCACCAACAATTACCATAAATGGAATTTTGCCAACTTCTGCATCTCGTATTTTACGTCCAGTTTTTTCACTTCGGTTATCTACGAGGGCGCGAATTTCGGAATTTTCTAACGATTCTAAAACTTTTTCTGAATATTTTTGATATTTATCGCTGATTGGCAATAAGATAACTTGATCTGGAGTGAGCCAAAGTGGAAAATTTCCACCTGTATGTTCTAGCAATACTGCAATAAAACGTTCCATAGAACCAAATGGCGCTCTGTGAATCATCACAGGCCTATGAGATTGATTGTCTGAGCCTGTATAAGTCAAATCGAAACGTTTTGGCAAGTTATAATCAACTTGTATGGTTCCCAACTGCCAACTTCTGCCCAAAGCATCTTTTACCATAAAATCTAATTTCGGACCATAAAAAGCAGCTTCGCCTTCTTCAATCACAAAATCTAAACCTTTATCTGTTGCTGCATTAATAATTGCTTGTTCAGCAATTTCCCAAGTTTTGGTATCTCCTATATATTTATCGAGATTGCTTTTATCTCGAATAGAAACCTGTGCAGTAAAATCTTCAAAACCTAAAGAACCAAATACATATAATACTAAATCGATAACATCTTTAAATTCTTGATCCAACTGTTCTGGAGTACAAAAAATATGTGCATCATCTTGTGTAAAACCTCTAACACGAGTTAATCCATGTAGTTCTCCACTTTGCTCATATCTATACACGGTTCCAAATTCTGCGAAACGTTTTGGCAAATCTTTATAAGAGTAAGGTTTAAAATTGTAAACTTCACAATGATGTGGACAATTCATCGGCTTCAGTAAAAACTCTTCATCCATTTTCGGAGTTTTAATTGCCTGGAAACTGTCTTCCCCATACTTTTCATAATGTCCAGAAGTAACATACAATTCTTTCTGACCAATATGAGGCGTCATTACCATTTCGTAACCCGCTTTTTTCTGAGCCGCTTTTAAGAAATCTTCCAATCTGGCACGTAAAGCAGCGCCTTTTGGCAACCATAAAGGCAAACCCGCACCTACTTTTTGAGAAAAAGTAAACAATTCTAACTCTTTTCCTAACTTTCTATGATCTCTCTTTTTAGCTTCCTCTAATAACTCTAAATATTCAGTCAACATTTTTTGCTTCGGAAAGCTAATTCCATAAACACGCGTCAACTGATTATTGTTTTCATCACCGCGCCAATAAGCACCAGCAACATTCATTATTTTAACGGCTTTTATAATTCCAGTATTAGGTATATGGCCTCCTCTACATAAATCAGTAAAATTACTGTGGTCACAAAAAGTAATATCGCCATCCGTCAAGTTTTCTATCAACTCAACTTTATACTCGTTATTTTCTTCCTTATATAAAGACAAAGCATCTGCTTTAGAAACCGAACGCATTTTAAACTCATGCTTTCCTCTTGCTATTTCTAAAAATTTCTTTTCTAGTTTACCAAAATCATTTTCAGAAAGTACTTCTTCGCCTAAATCAACATCGTAATAAAAACCATTATCAATTGCAGGGCCTATCGTTAACTTCGCATTCGGATAAAAACTTAAAATAGTTTCTGCCAAAACATGCGCAGATGAGTGCCAAAAGGCTTTCTTACCATCATCATCATTAAATGTAAATAAAACTAAAGAACCATCTGTGGTAAGTGGAGTCGTAGTTTCAACGGTAGTTCCATTAAAACTTGCAGATATAACGTTTCTTGCAAAACCTTCGCTAATGCTTTTTGCAACATCCATTGGAGTACTGTTTACAGCAAACCCCTTAACACTTCCATCAGGTAAAGTAACTTTAATCATTTAAAATCTAATTTTTGAGATTGCAAAGATATTAGAAAACAATTTTTCACACAATATATATATGTACTTATTATATATGAGTATTTTTTCATGGTGTTCCCGCTCGAAAAATCGCGGTCGGGCTTTCCGCACTCGCTTTTTATTTGCTTTTAGGGGCAAATAAAAGAGCTCAAACAAATGCTGCAATCCCTAACACGAGCCTTCCTATAAGCTATGTGCAGTAGTAAAAAGCGTTGGTAATTACTTAAAATGGGCAAATTTGTGTCATTCTTGTCTTAAGATAATTTCACAGATTTTGGTCAATCTCCACGTTCAACTTCTACAATCTAAATTTCAGGATAAAAAAGGCAAAAAAACTTTTGGTTGTAACCATCGTATTTTCAGTGAATTAAAAACGATAAAAAATAAATTCAAAAAAGATTTCAAAAAAGAGTTGTAAGATTCAAAAGGTGTTGTATATTTGCACCCGCTAACGCAAATACGAGTTAAGTTAGTTCGTTCATTAAGGTTTTGTTTCAGTTTTTACCTAGTTTTAAGTTTGTTGTTTTTAGCGATAAAAAAGATAAAAAAAACAAATTTTAATTAGGTTGATAAATAAAAAACATTGTATCTTTGCCGTCCGATTTATTAGGGAGCAAAGTTCAGTTTTTTAAGAGGGTAAAAAAAGTAAAAAAAAAGTTATTTTTTCACTTGTCAGTTTAAAAATAAGTTTTAGATTTGCACCCGCTAACAGAAATAGCAAAACGATTAAAGAAATTTTGGAAAGGCAAAATTAAAAAAAAGGCTGGTTAGTTCGATTCTAACATTTCTACAAATTAGGGTTTATACCGATTGCGAGAGCATGAGTGCGATGCCTAAAAGTTCATTGAAAATATTGAAATTGACAGCGTAAACAAAGAGTAGAATAACCACTTCTTCGGAAGTAAAAATTCTTTTGAAACTCATTCATTCATATTATTAAAAATATACAATGAAGAGTTTGATCCTGGCTCAGGATGAACGCTAGCGGCAGGCTTAACACATGCAAGTCGAGGGGTAACATTGGTGCTTGCACCAGATGACGACCGGCGCACGGGTGCGTAACGCGTATAGAACCTACCTTTTACAGGGGAATAGCCTTTAGAAATGAAGATTAATGTCCCATAGTATTGCGATTTGGCATCAAATTGTAATTAAAGATTTATCGGTAAAAGATGGCTATGCGTCCTATTAGTTAGTTGGTAAGGTAACGGCTTACCAAGACATCGATAGGTAGGGGTCCTGAGAGGGAGATCCCCCACACTGGTACTGAGACACGGACCAGACTCCTACGGGAGGCAGCAGTGAGGAATATTGGGCAATGGAGGCAACTCTGACCCAGCCATGCCGCGTGCAGGAAGACTGCCCTATGGGTTGTAAACTGCTTTTATACAGGAAGAAACACTGCTACGTGTAGCAGCTTGACGGTACTGTAAGAATAAGGACCGGCTAACTCCGTGCCAGCAGCCGCGGTAATACGGAGGGTCCGAGCGTTATCCGGAATCATTGGGTTTAAAGGGTCCGCAGGCGGTCGATTAAGTCAGAGGTGAAATCCCATAGCTTAACTATGGAACTGCCTTTGATACTGGTTGACTTGAGTAATATGGAAGTAGATAGAATGTGTAGTGTAGCGGTGAAATGCATAGATATTACACAGAATACCGATTGCGAAGGCAGTCTACTACGTATTTACTGACGCTCATGGACGAAAGCGTGGGGAGCGAACAGGATTAGATACCCTGGTAGTCCACGCCGTAAACGATGGATACTAGTTGTTGGGGTTTTCCTCAGTGACTAAGCGAAAGTGATAAGTATCCCACCTGGGGAGTACGGTCGCAAGACTGAAACTCAAAGGAATTGACGGGGGCCCGCACAAGCGGTGGAGCATGTGGTTTAATTCGATGATACGCGAGGAACCTTACCAGGGCTTAAATGTAGTATGACAGGACTAGAGATAGTTTTTTCTTCGGACATATTACAAGGTGCTGCATGGTTGTCGTCAGCTCGTGCCGTGAGGTGTCAGGTTAAGTCCTATAACGAGCGCAACCCTTGTCGTTAGTTGCCAGCATGTAAAGATGGGGACTCTAACGAGACTGCCGGTGCAAACCGCGAGGAAGGTGGGGATGACGTCAAATCATCACGGCCCTTACGTCCTGGGCCACACACGTGCTACAATGGTATGGACAATGAGCAGCCATCTGGCAACAGAGAGCAAATCTATAAACCATATCACAGTTCGGATCGGAGTCTGCAACTCGACTCCGTGAAGCTGGAATCGCTAGTAATCGGATATCAGCCATGATCCGGTGAATACGTTCCCGGGCCTTGTACACACCGCCCGTCAAGCCATGGAAGCTGGGAGTGCCTGAAGTCGGTCACCGCAAGGAGCCGCCTAGGGTAAAACTAGTAACTAGGGCTAAGTCGTAACAAGGTAGCCGTACCGGAAGGTGCGGCTGGAACACCTCCTTTCTAGAGAAAGATGGTGAGTTACAAAAGGGAAGTTTTACTCTTTGCTGTTAATTTTAAAATAAACAAGAATATCAAAGCTATTATAGTCTCGTAGCTCAGCTGGTTAGAGCGCTACACTGATAATGTAGAGGTCGGCAGTTCGAGTCTGCCCGGGACTACTACTTAGATATTTTAAGGAAATTCTAGAAGTGGTTATTCACCCTAATTAGTCGGCTACCGACTGCAGACTGAGAACTGTGGACTGCCAACTAGAAATATAATAGGGGGGATTAGCTCAGCTGGCTAGAGCGCTTGCCTTGCACGCAAGAGGTCATCGGTTCGACTCCGATATTCTCCACAACAGCCATTTTTAATTAATAGGCTACAAGTTCATTGACATATTGGTAAAATGATATCGTAAGAATCAAAAAGATAGAGAGTTTAAAATAGAGATATTTTAAACAATTTTTATAAAAATATAAAAGAGCTCGTTGTGATATAGGAATATATCACGGCAAAAAGTACAATAAGTTAAGTAAGGGCGTATGGCGGATGCCTAGGCTCTCAGAGGCGATGAAGGACGTGATAAGCTGCGAAAAGCTACGGGGAGGGGCACATACCTTATGATCCGTAGATATCCGAATGGGGCAACCCACTATGTTGAAGACATAGTACCGAAAGGGGCAAACCCGGTGAACTGAAACATCTAAGTAACCGGAGGAAGAGAAAACAAAAGTGATTCCGTTAGTAGTGGCGAGCGAACGCGGATTAGCCCAAACCAATGTTGTTACGGCAATATTGGGGTTGTAGGACTACAATATTTGATGCTAAGAGAATTAGAACAGTTTGGAAAGACAGACCAAAGAGGGTGATAGTCCCGTAAAAGTAATCGAAGTTATTGATAGTAGTATCCTGAGTAGTGCGGGACACGAGTAATCCTGTATGAATCCACCGGGACCATCCGGTAAGGCTAAATACTCCTGAGAGACCGATAGTGAACTAGTACCGTGAGGGAAAGGTGAAAAGAACCCTAAGTAAGGGAGTGAAATAGAACCTGAAACCGTACGCCTACAAGCGGTCGGAGCACATTTATGTGTGACGGCGTGCCTTTTGCATAATGAGCCTACGAGTTACTGTTTCTAGCAAGGTTAAATATTTAAGATATGGAGCCGTAGCGAAAGCGAGTCTGAATAGGGCGCTTTAGTTAGTAGTAGTAGACGCGAAACCGAGTGATCTACCCATGGGCAGGTTGAAGCTGTGGTAACACACAGTGGAGGACCGAACCAGTTGACGTTGAAAAGTCTTTGGATGACCTGTGGGTAGGGGTGAAAGGCCAATCAAACTCGGAAATAGCTCGTACTCCCCGAAATGCATTTAGGTGCAGCGTTGATTAAAAGTTTTATAGAGGTAGAGCTACTGATTGGATGCGGGGGCTTCACCGCCTACCAATTCCTGACAAACTCCGAATGCTATAAAATGTTTCTCAGCAGTGAGGGCATGGGTGCTAAGGTCCATGTCCGAGAGGGAAAGAACCCAGACCATCAGCTAAGGTCCCCAAATATATGTTAAGTTGAAAAAACGAGGTTTGACTGCCCAGACAGCTAGGATGTTGGCTTGGAAGCAGCCATTCATTTAAAGAGTGCGTAACAGCTCACTAGTCGAGCGGTCGAGCATGGATAATAATCGGGCATAAACATATTACCGAAGCTATGGACTTGAAAAAGTGGTAGGGGAGCATTGTAATCTGCGTAGAAGGTGTGTTGTGAGGCATGCTGGAGTGGTTACAAAAGAAAATGTAGGCATAAGTAACGATAATGCGGGCGAGAAACCCGCACACCGAAAGACTAAGGTTTCCTCAGCGATGCTAATCAGCTGAGGGTTAGTCGGGTCCTAAGGCGAATCCGAAGGGAGTAGTCGATGGCTAACAGGTTAATATTCCTGTACTTCTTATAATTGCGATGGGGTGACGGAGTATTGAAAGCACCGCGTACTGACGGAATAGTACGTTGAAGGCTGTATCTATAGAATTTGTAGGCAAATCCGCAAATTTTGGAGAAGGTTGATAGTACCATAAGGCTTCGGCTGCGTGGATAGTGTGTCTAAAAGCTTCCAAGAAAACCCTCTAAGCTTCAGGTTATAAGAACCCGTACCGTAAACCGACACAGGTAGTTGGGATGAGAATTCTAAGGTGCTCGAGAGATTCATGGCTAAGGAACTAGGCAAAATAGACCCGTAACTTCGGGAGAAGGGTCGCCCATCTAACGATGGGCCGCAGTGAAAAGGTCCAGGCGACTGTTTATCAAAAACACAGGGCTTTGCTAAATTGAAAGATGATGTATAAGGCCTGACACCTGCCCGGTGCTGGAAGGTTAAGTGGAGTTGTTAGCTTTTTGCGAAGCAGTGAAATGAAGCCCCAGTAAACGGCGGCCGTAACTATAACGGTCCTAAGGTAGCGAAATTCCTTGTCGGGTAAGTTCCGACCTGCACGAATGGTGCAACGATCTGGACACTGTCTCAGCCATGAGCTCGGTGAAATTGTAGTATCGGTGAAGATGCCGATTACCCGCAGCGGGACGAAAAGACCCCGTGAACCTTTACTATAGCTTAGTATTGGCTTTGGATAAGTAATGTGTAGGATAGGTGGGAGACATTGAAGCGGCGTCGCTAGGCGCGGTGGAGTCATCCTTGAAATACCACCCTTTGCTTATCTAGAGTCTAACTCAGAGATGAGGACAGTGCTTGGTGGGTAGTTTGACTGGGGTGGTCGCCTCCAAAAGAGTAACGGAGGCTTCTAAAGGTACCCTCAGCACGCTTGGTAACCGTGCGTAGAGTGCAATGGCATAAGGGTGCTTGACTGAGAGACATACAGGTCGATCAGGTTGGAAACAAGAGCATAGTGATCCGGTGGTTCCGCATGGAAGGGCCATCGCTCAAAGGATAAAAGGTACTCCGGGGATAACAGGCTGATCTCCCCCAAGAGCTCATATCGACGGGGGGGTTTGGCACCTCGATGTCGGCTCGTCACATCCTGGGGCTGGAGAAGGTCCCAAGGGTTGGGCTGTTCGCCCATTAAAGTGGCACGCGAGCTGGGTTCAGAACGTCGTGAGACAGTTCGGTCTCTATCTGCTGTGGGCGTTAGAAATTTGCGTGGATCTGACTCTAGTACGAGAGGACCGAGTTGGACTGACCTCTAGTGTATCTGTTGTCACGCCAGTGGCATGGCAGAGTAGCTACGTCGGGAAGGGATAAGCGCTGAAAGCATATAAGCGCGAAACCCACCACAAGATGAGATTTCTTTAAAGGGTCGTGGGAGATGACCACGTTGATAGGCTATAGGTGTAAAGGCAGTAATGTCATAGCCGAGTAGTACTAATAACCCATAGACTTATGTACGCTTCCCGCCGAAAGGCGGGAGACAACTCTTTTTTTATTTTGAAACTTACAATATTATTTTACCATATGTTAATTTTATACAGTTGAATTTAATTCATCTGAAAAATTTAGGGTGGTTATAGCATTAGGGCTCACCTCTTCCCATACCGAACAGAGAAGTTAAGCCTAATAGCGCCGATGGTACTGCATTTATGTGGGAGAGTAGGTCGCTGCCTTTCTTTAATACTGAACTAAATTCAGTATTTATAAGCCTCATATCATAAGATGTGAGGCTTTTTTTTATGAAATATATTAGCCTAAAGTAATTTGATACCCTATTTTTTTTAATGGAAAAAAATTCCTAAAGACTTTGCCCCAAGGATAGTTGATCTTAAGAAATTCTTTATTTATAACCCACTAATAAAACTTCCATAAGGGTCTTTAAACTGTGTGCCTTCAGTAAACCTGTGTTTACTTAATTTCTTAAACTCAACCAAAGCCCAAAGTACAAATTCTTTCATAAAATAGATGTCTGCTTCATTTAGGGTGGGGTGCTGTTCTTTGATAAAATCGTCTAAAGGTTTTATTTTATCTAACTCAATTTTGTATTGTTGTTCTGTGAATTCATCTAACAGTTCGAAATCTTCTTCAGCATTAAAAAACCAAGATATAATGTTGTCGTAAGGTGTTTCTGAACCTTGCTTTTCTAACTTTTTTGACGATTTTATACCAAAAAACTTATTGTATTAGTAGTAGTCCTGAAACAAATGGTATAATTATTTAAAAAATTCTTTCGATTTTTCCCAGTAAGCATCCATTTCTGTTAGAGACATTTCGGAGAGATTTTTGCCTTCTTTTTTTGCAGTTTGTTCTAAATATTGAAAACGATTTGTAAATTTTTTATTTGTTTTTTCTAAAGCATTTTCCGGGTTTACACCTATAAAACGAGCATAGTTTATCATCGAAAATAAAACATCGCCAAATTCTTTTTCGATATTTTTTTTGTTACCAGATTTAATTTCTTCGTTTAACTCGCTAAGTTCTTCTTGTACTTTTTCCCAAACTTGTTCGGGTTTTTCCCAATCGAAACCAACACCAGCTACTTTTTCTTGAATTCTACTTGCTTTAACAACTGCTGGTAAACTTTTTGGGACACCTTCTAAAACAGAATCTTTGCCCTCTTTTAGTTTTAGTTGTTCCCAATTTCGTTTTACATCTTCTTCATTTTCAACTTTTACATCACCATAAATATGTGGATGCCTAGAGACTAATTTATCTGAAATAGAGTTCGCAACATCTGCAATATCAAAGGCTTTTTTCTCGCTTCCTATTTTTGCATAAAAAACAATGTGCAATAAAAGGTCACCTAATTCTTTTTTTATTTCTGGTAAATCGTTGTTAAGAATAGCATCCGCTAATTCGTAAGTTTCTTCGATAGTTAAATGACGTAAGCTTTCTAGGGTTTGTTTTTTGTCCCAAGGACATTGTTCACGAAGCTCGTCCATGATATCTAACAAACGATTAAAAGCGGCTAATTGCTGTTTTCTTGTATTCATTTTTTTATTGAAGTAACAATTAGTAGCTTTTCTAAGCTAAAAACTGAAATTGTTTGCTGAGAATTATTCTGCTTTTATTTCTTCAGAAGTTTCTTCAGTTTTAGAAAAATCCATACCAGATTTTACCAATAAGTTATACCACTGAATTACCTTTTTAATGTTTGAAGTGTAAACTCTTTCATCATCATAATTTGGTAAAACTTCTGCAAAAAAAGCTTCTAGTTTTTTAGCACTTTCTTTGTGAGAAATTGCTTCTTTACCTTCCGTTTTTGTATGCATTGCTTTAAAAACATCTAATAAAGGTAAATCTTCTTCATAGGTATAAATGGCAATGTTTTCTAACAAACTTACGTTTTGTGTAGCGTTAATTGCCAATCTTTTTTTATCTGTTAATGACTCAACAATAATTGCATTTTTAGATTGCGAAATTACTTGGTATAAACCAGGTTTACCTGTAACTGATATAATTTTACTAAATTCCATATGTATATTTTTTGAAATGGCTCCTTGAGCGCAGTAGAGAGGTTGGTTTTATCGAAAAC
Coding sequences:
- the rpmI gene encoding 50S ribosomal protein L35, giving the protein MPKIKTKSSAKKRFKLTGTGKIKRKHAFKSHILTKKSKKRKLKLTHDTLVHKADEANIKQQLNLK
- the infC gene encoding translation initiation factor IF-3, translating into MKEDQHRINEKIKYVDEVRLVGDNVEVGVYPLAKAKEIAKEQELDLVEISPKAKPPVCKVIDYKKFLYEQKKREKALKSKATKVTIKEIRFGPQTDEHDYEFKKKHAIKFLKDGAKLKAFVFFKGRSIIFKEQGQILLLKLAQELEEYGKVEQLPKLEGKRMIMFIAPKK
- the thrS gene encoding threonine--tRNA ligase, with amino-acid sequence MIKVTLPDGSVKGFAVNSTPMDVAKSISEGFARNVISASFNGTTVETTTPLTTDGSLVLFTFNDDDGKKAFWHSSAHVLAETILSFYPNAKLTIGPAIDNGFYYDVDLGEEVLSENDFGKLEKKFLEIARGKHEFKMRSVSKADALSLYKEENNEYKVELIENLTDGDITFCDHSNFTDLCRGGHIPNTGIIKAVKIMNVAGAYWRGDENNNQLTRVYGISFPKQKMLTEYLELLEEAKKRDHRKLGKELELFTFSQKVGAGLPLWLPKGAALRARLEDFLKAAQKKAGYEMVMTPHIGQKELYVTSGHYEKYGEDSFQAIKTPKMDEEFLLKPMNCPHHCEVYNFKPYSYKDLPKRFAEFGTVYRYEQSGELHGLTRVRGFTQDDAHIFCTPEQLDQEFKDVIDLVLYVFGSLGFEDFTAQVSIRDKSNLDKYIGDTKTWEIAEQAIINAATDKGLDFVIEEGEAAFYGPKLDFMVKDALGRSWQLGTIQVDYNLPKRFDLTYTGSDNQSHRPVMIHRAPFGSMERFIAVLLEHTGGNFPLWLTPDQVILLPISDKYQKYSEKVLESLENSEIRALVDNRSEKTGRKIRDAEVGKIPFMVIVGEKEEQDGTVSVRKHGEGDIGTFTVEEFISLIKAEESKTLKKF
- the mazG gene encoding nucleoside triphosphate pyrophosphohydrolase, giving the protein MNTRKQQLAAFNRLLDIMDELREQCPWDKKQTLESLRHLTIEETYELADAILNNDLPEIKKELGDLLLHIVFYAKIGSEKKAFDIADVANSISDKLVSRHPHIYGDVKVENEEDVKRNWEQLKLKEGKDSVLEGVPKSLPAVVKASRIQEKVAGVGFDWEKPEQVWEKVQEELSELNEEIKSGNKKNIEKEFGDVLFSMINYARFIGVNPENALEKTNKKFTNRFQYLEQTAKKEGKNLSEMSLTEMDAYWEKSKEFFK
- a CDS encoding DUF5606 family protein; translation: MEFSKIISVTGKPGLYQVISQSKNAIIVESLTDKKRLAINATQNVSLLENIAIYTYEEDLPLLDVFKAMHTKTEGKEAISHKESAKKLEAFFAEVLPNYDDERVYTSNIKKVIQWYNLLVKSGMDFSKTEETSEEIKAE